From Neobacillus sp. PS2-9, the proteins below share one genomic window:
- the rseP gene encoding RIP metalloprotease RseP → MSTVIAFIVIFGALVFFHELGHFIFAKRAGILCREFAIGMGPKVFSHKKGETTYTIRLLPIGGFVRMAGEDPEVVEIKPGYRIGLLFDKQDHVTKIILNNKEKFPNCRIVEVEYADIEQELVIKGFPEDEDESLHAFKVLPNAVIVENGVESQIAPVDRQFGSKTLGQRFMAIFAGPMMNFILAFILFIVIALLQGVPSNEAKLGEITPDGAAKMAGLKKGDIVQSINGSEISSWTDVVEIIRKNPNEELDFSIVRAGNEKEIQVTPLEKIVEGKKMGIIGVYSPVEKSPVQAVKSGFTETYFWTKQIFVMLGKLITGQFSIDALSGPVGIYNSTAEVAKSGIYYLMKWAGILSINLGIMNLLPIPALDGGRLMFFAVEAVRGKPIDRQKEGMVHFIGFALLMLLMLVVTWNDIQRFFLK, encoded by the coding sequence TTGAGTACAGTTATTGCCTTTATTGTAATTTTTGGTGCACTTGTCTTCTTTCATGAATTAGGTCATTTTATTTTTGCAAAAAGGGCAGGTATCCTCTGTCGCGAATTTGCCATTGGTATGGGTCCAAAGGTGTTCTCCCATAAAAAAGGAGAGACTACTTATACGATTCGTCTTCTTCCAATAGGCGGTTTTGTTCGAATGGCTGGAGAAGACCCTGAAGTAGTAGAAATTAAGCCTGGATATCGTATTGGTCTTTTGTTTGATAAACAGGATCATGTGACAAAAATTATTTTAAATAATAAAGAAAAATTCCCTAATTGCCGAATTGTAGAGGTCGAGTATGCCGATATTGAGCAGGAGCTTGTCATAAAGGGATTTCCGGAAGATGAAGATGAAAGCTTGCACGCTTTTAAAGTACTTCCTAATGCAGTAATTGTAGAAAATGGAGTCGAATCACAAATCGCTCCGGTTGACCGCCAATTTGGTTCAAAAACATTAGGTCAAAGGTTTATGGCTATATTTGCTGGTCCGATGATGAACTTTATTCTCGCATTTATATTATTTATTGTTATTGCATTGCTTCAGGGTGTTCCTTCCAATGAGGCAAAATTGGGTGAAATTACTCCAGATGGGGCAGCCAAGATGGCTGGTCTAAAAAAAGGTGATATAGTTCAGAGTATCAATGGTTCGGAAATTTCTAGCTGGACCGATGTCGTTGAAATCATTCGAAAGAATCCGAATGAAGAGCTTGATTTTTCTATTGTTCGTGCCGGAAATGAAAAGGAGATTCAAGTAACTCCTCTTGAAAAAATCGTTGAGGGCAAGAAAATGGGGATTATAGGTGTTTATAGTCCTGTGGAAAAATCACCTGTTCAAGCCGTGAAGTCTGGTTTCACTGAAACTTATTTCTGGACAAAGCAAATTTTTGTTATGCTCGGCAAATTGATTACAGGCCAATTCTCTATTGATGCCCTTTCAGGTCCAGTTGGAATATATAATTCCACTGCTGAAGTAGCTAAGTCTGGAATTTATTACTTAATGAAATGGGCTGGAATTTTAAGCATTAACTTAGGGATTATGAATTTATTACCAATTCCTGCACTCGATGGTGGAAGATTGATGTTCTTTGCAGTCGAGGCAGTGAGAGGAAAGCCGATAGATCGACAAAAAGAAGGAATGGTTCATTTTATCGGATTCGCCCTCCTCATGCTGTTAATGCTCGTAGTTACGTGGAACGATATACAGAGATTTTTCTTGAAATAA
- the dxr gene encoding 1-deoxy-D-xylulose-5-phosphate reductoisomerase yields MKTISLLGATGSIGTQTLDVIREHPTEFKLTALSIGKNIELARKMISEFHPELVSVQNKSDYITLKTEFPQVKFAFGPEGLIETAVYEKADILVNAVLGSVGLNPTLQAIECGKTIAIANKETLVTAGHLVMDAAKRNNVKLLPVDSEHSAIFQALQGEKAKNIERLILTASGGSFRDRSRNELENVTVQEALNHPNWSMGAKITIDSATMMNKGLEVIEAHWLFDIPYERIDVLLHKESIIHSMVEFHDSSIIAQLGTPDMRVPIQYALTYPDRLPLASANRLNLAQIGRLHFQEMDVERFRCLNFAYIAGKEGGTMPTVLNAANEAAVAAFLEGKIRFLQIEDLIEKALSTHQTIQHPSLSVIQEVDQETRQYVQSLL; encoded by the coding sequence TTGAAAACAATTAGCTTATTGGGAGCTACAGGGTCGATAGGCACTCAAACCCTTGATGTGATTCGTGAGCACCCAACAGAATTTAAACTAACTGCCTTATCTATAGGAAAAAATATAGAACTAGCAAGAAAAATGATTAGTGAATTTCATCCAGAGCTTGTTTCTGTACAAAACAAAAGTGATTATATAACATTAAAAACAGAATTCCCACAAGTCAAGTTTGCATTTGGTCCTGAGGGCTTAATTGAAACAGCAGTTTATGAAAAGGCGGATATTCTAGTGAATGCCGTGCTAGGAAGTGTTGGTTTAAATCCAACATTACAAGCGATTGAATGTGGAAAAACCATTGCAATTGCAAATAAGGAAACTCTTGTTACGGCAGGGCATTTAGTGATGGATGCAGCCAAACGAAATAATGTAAAACTTCTTCCAGTTGACAGTGAACACTCCGCAATTTTCCAAGCACTCCAGGGGGAAAAGGCGAAAAATATTGAAAGATTGATTCTTACTGCCTCAGGTGGCAGTTTCCGTGACCGGTCAAGAAATGAGTTAGAAAATGTGACGGTTCAAGAGGCATTAAACCATCCTAATTGGTCAATGGGAGCAAAAATTACAATTGATTCTGCTACCATGATGAATAAAGGGTTGGAAGTCATTGAGGCACACTGGCTGTTTGATATTCCTTATGAAAGAATAGATGTTCTCCTTCATAAGGAAAGTATCATCCATTCAATGGTGGAATTCCATGATTCAAGTATTATTGCACAGCTCGGGACACCAGATATGAGAGTACCTATTCAATATGCACTCACATATCCTGACCGCTTGCCTCTAGCATCGGCAAATCGATTGAATCTAGCTCAAATTGGGAGATTACATTTTCAGGAAATGGATGTTGAGAGATTTCGCTGTCTGAACTTTGCTTATATAGCTGGTAAAGAAGGCGGAACAATGCCAACAGTCTTAAATGCAGCAAATGAAGCTGCAGTAGCGGCCTTTTTAGAAGGAAAGATTCGTTTCCTGCAAATTGAAGACTTAATTGAAAAGGCATTAAGCACTCATCAAACCATCCAACATCCTAGCCTGAGCGTAATACAAGAGGTAGATCAAGAAACTAGACAGTATGTACAATCTCTTCTGTAA
- a CDS encoding phosphatidate cytidylyltransferase — MKQRIITGVIAAALFLPIVYYGGFPLVLLTYFLATIGLYELLKMKNLTIFSVHGFLSVLFLWVLLFPEEYSEVIQSFYYSKTEIGIALIFLLLTYTVITKNRFTFEDVSFSILSALYVGIGFYFFFETRQEGGLVFILYSLFMIWATDSGAYFIGKSMGKRKLWPEISPNKTIEGSIGGVLCAVIVSVLFVLFTDIHASLIGITVALSVFGQIGDLVESAFKRHFNVKDSGNILPGHGGILDRFDSLLFVWPLLHFFHLWS, encoded by the coding sequence ATGAAGCAAAGAATTATTACAGGAGTTATTGCTGCGGCATTATTTTTGCCCATTGTTTATTATGGTGGGTTTCCACTTGTATTATTAACCTATTTTTTAGCGACGATTGGTTTGTACGAGCTGTTAAAAATGAAGAATTTAACGATTTTTTCTGTTCATGGATTTCTTTCCGTCTTATTTCTTTGGGTTCTTCTCTTTCCAGAGGAATATTCCGAAGTGATACAATCCTTTTATTACTCAAAAACAGAAATAGGCATTGCGTTAATTTTTTTATTGTTAACCTATACTGTGATTACGAAAAATCGGTTTACATTTGAGGATGTATCCTTCTCTATACTCTCTGCTCTTTATGTAGGAATTGGTTTTTACTTCTTCTTTGAGACTAGACAAGAGGGTGGCCTTGTTTTTATTTTGTATTCCTTATTTATGATTTGGGCAACTGATTCAGGTGCCTACTTTATAGGGAAATCTATGGGTAAGAGGAAGCTATGGCCTGAAATTAGCCCTAATAAAACGATTGAAGGCTCAATTGGCGGTGTACTATGTGCAGTCATCGTATCTGTACTGTTTGTACTATTTACTGATATACATGCTTCTTTAATTGGAATAACTGTCGCCCTGTCAGTTTTTGGACAAATTGGCGATTTGGTTGAATCTGCATTTAAGCGTCATTTTAATGTGAAAGACTCAGGAAATATATTACCTGGTCATGGCGGTATTCTTGACCGGTTTGATAGCCTACTATTTGTTTGGCCGTTATTGCACTTTTTCCATCTTTGGTCTTAG
- a CDS encoding isoprenyl transferase: protein MFNKFRLGKKQEHSSTLRDKIEELKKQPIPEHVAIIMDGNGRWAKKRALPRVAGHHEGMKVVRKTTMLANKLGIKALTLYAFSTENWKRPKNEVEYIMRLPEEFLGTFLPELVENNVQVKMIGYKNQLPVHTLHAIEKAIEETKENNGLVLNFALNYGSRAEIIDAVKQVLNDSKNGILNETDLNEDIFSSYLMTSEFKDPDLLIRTSGEIRLSNFMLWQLAYSEFWFTDVLWPDFSENHLLEAIEVFQKRQRRFGGIL from the coding sequence ATGTTTAATAAATTTAGGCTTGGGAAGAAGCAAGAACACTCTTCCACACTCCGAGATAAAATTGAAGAATTAAAAAAACAACCGATACCTGAGCATGTTGCAATTATCATGGATGGTAATGGACGTTGGGCTAAGAAGAGGGCCTTGCCACGTGTTGCTGGTCATCATGAAGGGATGAAAGTAGTCCGCAAAACTACTATGCTGGCAAATAAACTTGGAATTAAGGCACTTACATTATATGCATTTTCAACTGAAAACTGGAAACGCCCTAAAAATGAAGTAGAATATATCATGCGTCTGCCAGAAGAATTTTTAGGTACATTTCTCCCGGAACTTGTTGAAAATAATGTTCAAGTGAAAATGATTGGATATAAAAATCAGCTTCCTGTACATACACTGCATGCAATTGAAAAAGCTATAGAAGAAACGAAAGAGAATAATGGACTAGTATTAAACTTTGCTCTGAACTATGGCAGCCGAGCTGAGATTATTGATGCAGTCAAGCAGGTCTTAAATGATAGTAAAAATGGAATACTGAATGAGACCGATCTAAATGAAGATATTTTTTCTTCCTACCTTATGACCTCTGAATTTAAAGATCCGGACCTATTAATTAGAACGAGTGGAGAAATTCGTTTAAGTAATTTTATGCTTTGGCAATTGGCCTACTCGGAGTTTTGGTTCACGGATGTTTTATGGCCTGATTTTAGTGAGAATCATTTACTCGAGGCAATCGAAGTCTTTCAAAAGAGACAGCGTAGGTTTGGCGGAATATTATGA
- the frr gene encoding ribosome recycling factor, translating to MPKQVIAGTKDRMTKAIQSYTRELASIRAGRASASLLDRITVDYYGAPTPVNQVAGISTPEARLLVIQPYDKSILGDIEKAILKSDLGLNPSNDGSIIRIAIPQLTEERRKELVKVVKKESEEAKVAIRNIRRDGNDDLKKLEKNGEITEDALRGYSDDMQKLTDEFIQKIDQITKDKEKEILEV from the coding sequence ATGCCGAAACAAGTTATTGCTGGTACTAAGGATCGTATGACAAAAGCAATTCAATCTTATACACGTGAGCTTGCTAGTATCCGTGCTGGGAGAGCAAGTGCATCCTTGCTCGATCGGATTACTGTTGATTATTATGGTGCGCCAACACCTGTCAATCAAGTGGCTGGAATTTCTACTCCAGAAGCTAGACTACTTGTTATTCAACCCTACGATAAATCAATTCTCGGTGATATTGAAAAAGCAATCCTTAAATCTGACTTAGGTTTAAATCCATCAAACGATGGGTCAATTATCCGTATTGCTATCCCACAGTTGACAGAAGAGCGCCGTAAAGAGCTTGTAAAAGTAGTGAAAAAAGAATCAGAAGAAGCAAAAGTTGCCATTCGTAACATCCGTCGTGATGGAAACGATGACTTGAAGAAGCTTGAAAAGAATGGAGAAATAACTGAAGATGCGCTTCGCGGCTATTCCGACGATATGCAAAAACTTACAGATGAATTCATTCAAAAAATCGACCAAATCACGAAAGATAAAGAAAAAGAAATCTTAGAAGTGTAA
- the pyrH gene encoding UMP kinase: MSGPKYKRVVLKLSGEALAGESSFGIKPSVIKSIAIQVKEIAELGVEVAVVVGGGNIWRGKIGSEMGMDRANADYMGMLATVMNSLALQDSLENLGIESRVQTSIEMRQVAEPYIRRRAIRHLEKKRVVIFAAGTGNPYFSTDTTAALRAAEIDAEVILMAKNNVDGVYSADPRIDANATKYEDLSFLDVLKEGLAVMDSTASSLCMDNDIPLIVFSIMEQGNIKKAVMGEKIGTVVRGKN; encoded by the coding sequence ATGAGCGGTCCTAAGTACAAACGCGTAGTTTTAAAGTTGAGCGGAGAAGCACTTGCTGGTGAATCTAGCTTTGGTATTAAACCTTCAGTAATCAAATCGATTGCCATCCAAGTAAAAGAAATAGCGGAACTTGGAGTGGAGGTAGCAGTAGTCGTAGGTGGCGGTAACATTTGGCGTGGGAAAATCGGCAGTGAAATGGGTATGGATCGAGCTAATGCTGATTATATGGGTATGCTTGCAACAGTGATGAATTCTTTGGCACTTCAAGATAGTTTGGAGAACTTAGGAATAGAATCACGGGTTCAAACCTCGATTGAAATGCGTCAGGTTGCAGAACCATACATTAGACGTCGTGCAATTAGACATTTAGAAAAGAAACGTGTAGTTATTTTTGCAGCAGGAACGGGGAACCCATATTTCTCAACAGATACTACTGCAGCGTTAAGAGCAGCAGAAATCGATGCTGAAGTAATTTTAATGGCAAAAAATAATGTGGATGGTGTGTATTCAGCAGATCCACGTATTGATGCAAATGCTACTAAATATGAAGATCTTTCATTCCTAGATGTATTAAAAGAAGGATTAGCAGTAATGGATTCAACTGCATCTTCTTTATGTATGGATAATGATATTCCACTTATCGTTTTCTCAATTATGGAACAAGGCAATATTAAAAAAGCCGTTATGGGTGAAAAAATAGGAACTGTTGTTAGGGGGAAAAATTAA
- the tsf gene encoding translation elongation factor Ts, translating into MAVTAQMVKELREKTGAGMMDCKKALTETDGDMEKAIDFLREKGIAKAANKADRIAAEGLTSILVDGNEAVILEVNSETDFVAKNEAFQALVKEIAEHLLKNKPATVEEAAAQTMENGATVADHINAAIAKIGEKLSLRRFAVVSKTDNDSFGAYLHMGGRISVLTVLEGTTDADSAKDISMHIAALKPKYVSRDQVSQEEVERERQVLTQQALNEGKPENIVAKMVEGRLGKYFEDVCVLDQTFVKNPDQKVRQFVESKGATLREFVRYEVGEGIEKREDNFAEEVMNQVNKQ; encoded by the coding sequence ATGGCAGTTACTGCTCAAATGGTTAAAGAACTACGTGAAAAAACTGGCGCAGGTATGATGGATTGTAAAAAAGCGTTAACAGAAACAGATGGTGATATGGAAAAAGCAATCGATTTCTTACGTGAAAAAGGAATTGCAAAAGCTGCAAACAAAGCTGACCGTATTGCTGCAGAAGGTTTAACTTCTATCCTTGTAGATGGTAATGAGGCTGTAATTCTTGAAGTAAACTCTGAAACAGACTTCGTTGCAAAAAATGAAGCATTCCAAGCACTTGTTAAGGAAATTGCTGAACACCTTCTTAAAAACAAACCAGCAACTGTTGAAGAAGCAGCTGCTCAAACAATGGAAAACGGTGCAACTGTAGCAGATCACATCAATGCTGCAATCGCTAAAATTGGTGAAAAACTTTCTCTTCGTCGCTTTGCAGTAGTTTCTAAAACTGATAACGATTCGTTTGGTGCGTACCTACACATGGGTGGACGTATCAGCGTATTAACAGTTCTTGAAGGTACTACTGATGCAGATTCTGCAAAAGATATTTCTATGCACATCGCTGCATTAAAACCAAAATACGTATCACGGGACCAAGTATCACAAGAAGAAGTTGAGCGTGAGCGTCAAGTATTAACTCAACAAGCTCTTAACGAAGGTAAGCCTGAAAATATCGTTGCGAAAATGGTTGAAGGCCGTCTTGGAAAGTACTTTGAAGATGTTTGTGTACTTGACCAAACTTTCGTTAAAAACCCTGACCAAAAAGTTCGTCAATTTGTTGAATCTAAGGGTGCAACTCTTCGTGAATTCGTTCGTTACGAAGTTGGAGAAGGTATCGAGAAGCGTGAAGATAACTTCGCTGAAGAAGTTATGAACCAAGTAAATAAACAATAG
- the rpsB gene encoding 30S ribosomal protein S2, whose protein sequence is MSVISMKQLLEAGVHFGHQTRRWNPKMKKYIFTERNGIYIIDLQKTVKKVEEAYNWVKDLAGNGGTILFVGTKKQAQDSVKEEAARSGMYYVNQRWLGGTLTNFETIQKRIGRLKDIERMSEDGTFEVLPKKEVVQLKKEQERLEKFLGGIKDMKQLPDALFIIDPRKERIAVAEAKKLNIPIVGIVDTNCDPDEIDVVIPANDDAIRAVKLLTGKMADAILEAKQGEEVTA, encoded by the coding sequence ATGTCAGTTATTTCAATGAAACAATTGCTTGAAGCTGGTGTACACTTCGGACACCAAACTCGCCGTTGGAACCCTAAGATGAAGAAATATATCTTCACAGAGCGTAACGGTATCTACATCATCGACCTTCAAAAGACAGTTAAGAAGGTAGAAGAAGCTTACAATTGGGTTAAGGACCTTGCTGGTAACGGCGGTACTATCCTTTTTGTTGGTACAAAGAAACAAGCTCAAGATTCTGTTAAAGAAGAAGCAGCTCGTTCTGGTATGTACTATGTTAACCAACGTTGGTTAGGTGGTACACTAACAAACTTTGAAACAATCCAAAAGCGTATTGGCCGCTTAAAAGATATTGAAAGAATGTCTGAAGACGGTACTTTCGAAGTATTACCTAAAAAAGAAGTTGTTCAATTAAAGAAAGAACAAGAACGTCTTGAGAAGTTCTTAGGCGGAATTAAAGATATGAAGCAACTTCCTGATGCACTATTCATCATCGACCCTCGTAAAGAGCGTATCGCAGTTGCTGAAGCTAAAAAATTAAACATTCCTATCGTAGGTATTGTTGATACAAACTGTGATCCAGACGAAATCGACGTTGTCATTCCTGCAAACGACGATGCAATTCGTGCGGTTAAGCTTTTAACTGGTAAAATGGCTGATGCTATCCTAGAAGCTAAACAAGGTGAAGAAGTTACTGCTTAA
- the codY gene encoding GTP-sensing pleiotropic transcriptional regulator CodY: MDLLTKTRRINVLLQKAAGKPVNFKEMSETLSETIEANVYIVSRRGKLLGFSIYQQIENERMKKMFEDRQFPEEYTKGLFNIQETSSNLDIESQYTAFPVENRDLFREGLTTIVPIIGGGERLGTLILARLQEKFHDDDLILGEYGATVVGMEILREKSEEIEEEARSKAVVQMAISSLSYSELEAIEHIFEELNGSEGLLVASKIADRVGITRSVIVNALRKLESAGVIESRSLGMKGTYIKVLNDKFLVELDKLRSN; this comes from the coding sequence ATGGATTTACTTACAAAAACTAGACGGATTAACGTATTATTACAAAAAGCAGCAGGAAAGCCGGTAAACTTTAAGGAAATGTCTGAAACATTAAGTGAAACGATTGAAGCGAATGTTTACATTGTAAGCCGTCGTGGAAAACTTCTTGGATTTTCAATTTATCAACAAATTGAAAACGAGAGAATGAAGAAAATGTTCGAAGATCGTCAATTTCCTGAGGAGTATACAAAAGGCTTATTCAATATTCAAGAAACTTCTTCAAACTTGGATATTGAAAGTCAATATACAGCTTTCCCTGTAGAAAATAGAGATTTATTCCGTGAAGGTTTAACAACAATCGTTCCAATTATCGGTGGAGGAGAACGTCTTGGTACATTAATCCTTGCAAGATTGCAAGAGAAGTTCCATGATGATGACCTAATCCTCGGTGAATATGGTGCGACTGTAGTAGGTATGGAGATTTTACGTGAAAAATCAGAAGAGATTGAAGAAGAGGCTAGAAGCAAAGCTGTCGTTCAAATGGCTATTAGTTCTTTATCATATAGTGAGCTTGAAGCAATTGAACATATTTTTGAAGAACTTAATGGTTCTGAAGGCTTGCTGGTTGCATCAAAAATTGCTGACCGTGTTGGTATTACTCGTTCTGTTATCGTAAACGCTCTAAGAAAGCTTGAAAGTGCAGGGGTAATTGAATCTCGTTCCCTTGGTATGAAAGGTACGTATATCAAAGTATTAAATGATAAGTTCCTTGTAGAACTTGATAAATTAAGATCTAACTAA
- the hslU gene encoding HslU--HslV peptidase ATPase subunit encodes MGKTNTNNLTPRQIVERLDQYIIGQKDAKKAVAVALRNRYRRGLLNDKIRDEVIPKNILMIGPTGVGKTEIARRIAKLVGAPFIKVEATKFTEVGYVGRDVESMVRDLAETSVRLVKEDRMQSVKERAEENANSRLVDLLVPSAKKSTNYKNPLEMLFGGGNSSSEQEAPQEDYSVQEKRKIVKEKLALGQLEDEMVTVEVEEQAPSMFDMLQGSGIEQMGMNMQDALSSFMPKKRKKRKLTVREARKVLTNEEAAKLIDMDEVTSEAIYRAEQTGIIFIDEIDKIASKNSGGSSADVSREGVQRDILPVVEGSTVVTKYGSIKTDHVLFIAAGAFHMAKPSDLIPELQGRFPIRVELTKLTVDDFFRILIEPDNALIKQYQALLETEGIQIEFSDDAIRRIAEVAFDVNQNTDNIGARRLHTILEKLLEDLSFEAPDITMDKITITPQYVDEKLGAISKNKDLSQFIL; translated from the coding sequence ATGGGAAAAACTAATACCAATAATTTAACCCCCCGCCAAATCGTTGAAAGACTTGATCAATATATTATTGGACAGAAAGATGCTAAGAAAGCAGTTGCTGTCGCCCTAAGAAACCGCTATAGAAGAGGTTTATTGAATGACAAGATTCGGGATGAGGTCATTCCTAAAAATATTTTAATGATCGGACCTACGGGTGTTGGGAAAACAGAGATTGCCCGGAGAATTGCAAAGCTTGTTGGTGCACCGTTTATTAAGGTTGAAGCGACTAAATTCACTGAAGTTGGTTATGTTGGCCGTGACGTTGAATCAATGGTAAGAGATTTGGCTGAAACGTCTGTTCGTTTAGTTAAAGAAGATCGAATGCAAAGTGTGAAAGAGCGTGCCGAGGAAAATGCTAACAGCAGGCTGGTTGATTTACTCGTTCCTTCAGCAAAAAAATCAACCAACTATAAAAATCCGCTCGAAATGTTATTTGGTGGAGGAAACTCCTCTTCTGAACAGGAGGCACCTCAAGAAGATTATTCCGTTCAAGAAAAACGGAAAATCGTCAAAGAGAAATTGGCTTTAGGTCAATTAGAGGATGAAATGGTTACGGTAGAAGTTGAGGAACAAGCGCCGTCAATGTTTGATATGCTTCAAGGTTCAGGCATTGAACAAATGGGTATGAATATGCAAGATGCACTTAGCAGCTTTATGCCTAAAAAACGCAAGAAAAGGAAACTAACTGTTCGGGAAGCCAGGAAGGTTTTAACCAATGAAGAAGCCGCCAAGCTAATAGATATGGATGAAGTAACATCTGAAGCTATTTATCGTGCTGAACAGACTGGTATTATTTTCATTGATGAAATTGATAAAATTGCCAGCAAGAACTCAGGTGGTTCTTCAGCAGATGTATCAAGAGAAGGGGTTCAACGAGATATTCTGCCAGTAGTTGAAGGTTCAACAGTTGTAACCAAATATGGTTCCATTAAAACCGACCATGTGTTATTCATTGCTGCAGGGGCATTTCACATGGCTAAGCCGTCCGATTTAATTCCTGAACTTCAAGGACGTTTTCCAATTCGTGTGGAACTCACAAAGCTTACTGTAGATGACTTCTTTAGGATTTTAATCGAACCTGATAATGCTTTAATTAAGCAATATCAAGCTTTATTGGAAACAGAAGGTATACAAATTGAATTTTCTGACGATGCTATTCGTAGAATTGCAGAAGTAGCCTTTGATGTGAATCAAAATACCGACAATATTGGTGCGAGACGACTTCATACAATCTTAGAAAAGCTTTTAGAAGATTTATCTTTTGAAGCGCCAGATATCACGATGGACAAAATCACCATCACACCACAATATGTGGACGAAAAACTTGGAGCAATCTCCAAAAACAAAGACTTAAGTCAATTTATCCTATAG
- the hslV gene encoding ATP-dependent protease subunit HslV, translating to MNQFHATTIFAVHHNGQCSMSGDGQVTFGNAVVMKHTAKKVRKIFNGRVLAGFAGSVADAFTLFELFEGKLEEYNGNLQRASVELAKEWRSDKILRKLEAMLIVMDRENLLLVSGTGEVIEPDDGILAIGSGGNYALAAGRSLKKYAGDHLTAKEIAKASLEIAAEICVYTNHNIIVEEL from the coding sequence ATGAACCAATTTCATGCAACAACGATTTTTGCTGTTCACCATAATGGTCAGTGCTCTATGTCAGGTGATGGTCAAGTTACGTTTGGTAATGCAGTAGTGATGAAGCACACAGCAAAAAAAGTTAGAAAGATATTTAATGGTAGAGTGTTAGCCGGTTTTGCTGGGTCTGTTGCTGATGCTTTCACCTTGTTTGAGTTATTTGAAGGCAAATTAGAGGAATATAACGGCAACCTACAAAGAGCGTCAGTTGAACTGGCTAAAGAGTGGAGAAGTGACAAAATTCTTAGAAAACTTGAAGCCATGCTGATTGTTATGGACCGGGAAAATTTATTATTAGTATCCGGTACCGGTGAAGTCATCGAACCAGACGATGGCATACTTGCGATTGGTTCAGGTGGGAATTATGCACTTGCGGCAGGTCGTTCCCTCAAAAAATATGCGGGTGATCATTTGACGGCGAAAGAAATAGCAAAAGCTTCTTTAGAAATAGCTGCGGAAATATGTGTGTATACGAACCACAATATTATTGTTGAAGAGCTATAA
- the xerC gene encoding tyrosine recombinase XerC, producing the protein MLRFSSPCEVNFVTNVNVFLKLFLEYLQMERNYSKYTIEHYQHDISDFFVFMAEQAVNQVEMVQYHDARLYLTRLFEKKLARKTVAKKISALRSFYKFLLREKYVESNPFLLLTIPKLEKRLPQFFYENELTLLFDSCETNTPLGQRNKALLELLYGTGIRVSECCQISLKDLDFYLSTILIHGKGNKERYVPFGSKAKAALDLYINDGRKKLIADKQSIETLFVNNRGGPLTTRGTRKILNRMIEKSALDSSIHPHKLRHSFATHLLNNGADLRSVQELLGHAYLSSTQVYTHVTNDHLRKTYMAHHPRA; encoded by the coding sequence ATGTTACGATTTAGTAGCCCTTGTGAGGTGAATTTTGTGACAAATGTGAATGTTTTCCTAAAGTTATTTCTGGAGTATTTACAAATGGAACGTAATTACTCAAAATATACAATTGAACATTATCAACATGACATCAGTGATTTTTTTGTGTTCATGGCTGAGCAAGCCGTAAATCAAGTAGAAATGGTGCAATACCATGATGCAAGACTCTATCTTACTAGATTATTTGAAAAAAAACTCGCAAGAAAAACGGTTGCCAAAAAAATATCTGCATTAAGAAGTTTCTATAAATTTTTGCTTCGGGAAAAGTATGTAGAAAGTAATCCATTTTTGCTTCTAACAATACCAAAGCTTGAAAAACGGTTACCGCAATTCTTTTATGAAAATGAACTTACACTGCTATTTGATTCATGTGAAACTAATACACCTTTGGGTCAACGGAACAAAGCACTACTTGAACTTTTATATGGGACAGGGATACGAGTAAGTGAGTGCTGTCAAATCAGCTTAAAAGATCTTGATTTTTACCTATCAACAATATTAATTCATGGAAAAGGGAACAAGGAACGTTATGTACCTTTCGGAAGCAAAGCAAAAGCTGCATTAGATTTATACATAAACGATGGCAGGAAAAAGCTAATAGCCGATAAGCAATCCATTGAGACATTATTTGTTAATAACCGTGGCGGACCATTAACAACTAGGGGTACGAGAAAAATATTGAATCGAATGATTGAAAAATCTGCTTTGGATTCAAGTATTCATCCACATAAGCTGCGGCATTCCTTTGCCACCCACTTACTCAATAATGGTGCAGATCTACGTTCAGTCCAAGAATTGTTAGGGCATGCTTATTTATCTTCCACCCAGGTGTATACACATGTAACCAATGATCACTTAAGGAAAACGTATATGGCCCATCATCCAAGGGCATAA